The proteins below come from a single Malus sylvestris chromosome 3, drMalSylv7.2, whole genome shotgun sequence genomic window:
- the LOC126616601 gene encoding uncharacterized protein LOC126616601: MKMKAAHPLVLVFVGLLALAVAPSTSASTVPAFLWSPHYHQVKAAVNYQTISPKDLAKSLLSEGGWSNLLCSANKVHQPLELALVFVGGELQSSDIPANRHADPALVDFLKTSFSGSNFSMAFPFVAAPEEDSMENSLVLEISETCGQDLGFSNVTLFGSCSIEGENFQKLSNVQSFHDYLVSGVEKRSKGEVDLVVFCHKQSESSKELDQTHSEGKVFSDLVNSMDQSGAKYGVLYVSDPSKSIQYPSHRELERFLAESGSGNASANSTACDEVCQIKSSLLEGLLVGIILLIILISGICCMMGIDTPTRFEMPQES; the protein is encoded by the exons ATGAAGATGAAGGCAGCTCACCCTCTGGTGCTAGTTTTTGTGGGTTTGCTTGCGCTTGCAGTAGCACCTTCCACTTCAGCTTCCACAGTGCCAGCTTTCCTCTGGTCCCCTCATTACCATCA AGTCAAGGCAGCCGTAAATTATCAGACAATATCCCCCAAGGATTTAGCAAAGTCTCTTCTTTCCGAAGGTGGCTGGTCCAACCTACTG TGTTCCGCAAACAAAGTTCATCAGCCTTTGGAGCTGGCTCTTGTCTTCGTTGGTGGAGAG TTACAATCTTCAGATATTCCTGCAAACAGACATGCAGATCCAGCTCTTGTGGACTTCCTCAAA ACCTCTTTCTCAGGATCCAATTTCTCCATGGCCTTCCCTTTTGTTGCTGCACCGGAGGAGGATTCTATGGAAAATTCTTTGGTGTTAGAGATTTCAGAGACTTGTGGGCAGGATTTGGGATTCAGTAATGTTACTTTATTTGGGTCATGCTCTATTGAGggtgaaaattttcaaaagctcTCAAATGTGCAATCATTCCAT GATTATCTTGTTTCAGGGGTGGAGAAGAGATCCAAAGGGGAAGTAGATTTGGTTGTGTTCTGCCATAAACAATCTGAATCTTCCAAAGAACTTGATCAAACACATTCTGAGG GTAAAGTTTTTTCTGACCTTGTTAATTCCATGGATCAATCTGGGGCAAAGTATGGAGTTCTATATGTTTCAGATCCCAGTAAGTCGATCCAATATCCTTCTCATCGAGAATTAGAAAGGTTTCTTGCTGAAAGTGGATCAGGAAATGCATCAGCCAATTCGACGGCCTGTGATGAAGTTTGTCAGATAAAATCATCTCTTCTAGAGGGACTTCTAGTT GGAATCATTTTGCTTATAATCTTAATATCGGGCATTTGCTGTATGATGGGGATTGACACTCCGACGCGATTTGAGATGCCCCAAGAGTCTTGA
- the LOC126616598 gene encoding pyruvate kinase, cytosolic isozyme-like: protein MDQRPKTKIVCTLGPASRSVPMVEKLLRAGMNVARFNFSHGSHEYHQETLDNLRAAMESTGILCAVMLDTKGPEIRTGFLKDAKPVQLKLGQEITISTDYSLKGDANMICMSYKKLAEDVKPGSMILCADGTISFMVLSCDKLKGLVQCRCENSAVLGERKNVNLPGVIVDLPTLTEKDKEDILKWGVPNKIDMIALSFVRKGSDLVEVRKLLGKHSKNILLMSKVENQEGVANFDDILAQSDAFMVARGDLGMEIPIEKIFLAQKVMIYKCNIQGKPVVTATQMLESMIKSPRPTRAEATDVANAVLDGTDCVMLSGETAAGAYPELAVRTMAKICVEAESTLHYGDVFKRIMEHSPVPMSPLESLASSAVKTANSSKAALILVLTRGGSTAKLVAKYRPGMPILSVVVPEITTDSFDWSCSDEAPARHSLIFRGLVPVLSAGSSRASNAETTEEALDFALQHAKTKGLCKNGDAVVALHRDGTASVIKILTVK from the exons ATGGATCAGAGGCCCAAGACCAAGATCGTCTGCACCCTGGGACCCGCGTCGCGGTCCGTTCCCATGGTGGAGAAGCTGCTGAGGGCCGGCATGAACGTCGCCCGCTTCAACTTCTCCCATGGCTCCCACGAGTACCATCAGGAGACGCTCGACAATCTCAGGGCAGCCATGGAATCCACCGGCATCCTCTGCGCCGTCATGCTCGACACCAAG GGTCCAGAGATTCGAACTGGATTTCTCAAGGATGCGAAACCCGTCCAGCTCAAACTGGGCCAAGAGATCACCATTTCCACTGATTATAGCCTCAAGGGTGATGCAAATATGATTTGTATGAGTTACAAAAAGCTGGCTGAGGATGTCAAGCCGGGGAGCATGATTCTATGTGCTGATGGCACCATCTCGTTTATGGTTCTGTCTTGCGATAAGCTAAAGGGTTTGGTTCAATGCCGCTGTGAGAACTCTGCAGTTCTTGGTGAGAGGAAGAACGTTAATCTTCCCGGGGTCATTGTGGATCTCCCAACCTTAACAGagaaagacaaagaagatattCTCAAGTGGGGAGTTCCAAATAAGATTGACATGATTGCCCTGTCTTTTGTTCGGAAAGGCTCTGATCTTGTGGAGGTCAGGAAGCTCCTTGGAAAGCATTCTAAGAATATCCTTCTCATGTCAAAG GTTGAGAATCAGGAAGGGGTGGCAAACTTTGATGACATCCTTGCACAATCAGATGCATTCATGGTGGCACGAGGTGATCTTGGTATGGAAATTCCAATTGAAAAGATCTTCCTTGCACAGAAAGTGATGATCTACAAGTGCAACATCCAAGGAAAACCCGTGGTCACGGCAACACAGATGTTGGAGTCAATGATCAAATCTCCCCGTCCAACTAGGGCTGAAGCTACCGATGTTGCCAATGCCGTTCTAGATGGCACAGATTGTGTGATGCTAAGTGGTGAGACTGCTGCGGGAGCATACCCTGAACTTGCAGTGCGGACCATGGCAAAAATATGCGTAGAAGCAGAGAGCACCCTTCACTATGGAGATGTGTTCAAAAGGATTATGGAACACTCCCCCGTGCCCATGAGCCCACTAGAGAGTCTGGCTTCTTCTGCTGTTAAAACAGCCAACTCGTCCAAAGCAGCTCTTATATTGGTACTGACCAGAGGAGGAAGTACTGCAAAGCTGGTGGCCAAGTACAGACCTGGCATGCCTATACTGTCTGTTGTTGTCCCTGAGATTACGACCGATTCATTTGACTGGTCATGCAGTGATGAAGCTCCAGCAAGGCATAGTCTGATTTTCCGTGGGTTGGTTCCAGTTCTAAGTGCGGGATCTTCTAGGGCCTCTAATGCAGAGACAACTGAAGAAGCGCTGGACTTTGCCCTCCAACATGCCAAGACAAAGGGACTCTGCAAGAACGGAGATGCTGTTGTGGCTCTGCACCGTGATGGAACTGCATCTGTGATCAAGATCTTGACCGTGAAGTGA
- the LOC126616602 gene encoding uncharacterized protein LOC126616602: protein MMLCESLRDRIQPWLRDYDRLQSLAVILLYIQIGCALVGSLGALYNGVLLINLAIALFALVAIESSSQSLGRTYAVLLVCAIFLDVIWFILFSHEIWNLSRGSGSNTTLYIFSVKLTLAMQIIGFSIRLSSSLLWIQIYRLGLSYVDTSATPREADFDLRNSFLSPTTPVVPRQTSDSSDAIGGAIYDPTYYSSLFEDGQGKYCSGNGSTSDVESSKAKPSVVRSFQFVDEEKAASQPSSV from the exons ATGATGCTTTGTGAATCATTGCGTGATCGAATACAGCCATGGCTTCGTGATTACGACAGGCTTCAATCATTGGCCGTCATTCTCCTCTACATTCAG atTGGGTGCGCATTGGTGGGATCGCTCGGTGCACTGTACAACGGGGTTTTGCTGATAAATCTGGCCATTGCATTGTTTGCCCTCGTCGCAATCGAGAGCAGCAGTCAGAGCCTCGGCCGCACATACGCCGTCCTTCTCGTCTGCGCCATCTTCCTCGATGTCATCTGGTTCATTCTCTTCAGTCACGAAATCTG GAACCTTTCTCGTGGAAGTGGGAGTAATACAACTTTGTACATCTTCTCTGTAAAGCTCACTCTGGCCATGCAAATTATCGGCTTTTCCATCAGGTTATCCTCCTCCTTGTTATGGATTCAGATCTACAGGTTGGGCCTTTCCTATGTAGACACTAGTGCAACTCCTAGAGAAGCCGATTTTGATTTAAGAAATAGTTTCTTGAGTCCTACTACTCCCGTTGTACCCAGACAAACTTCAGATTCTAGTGATGCTATAGGGGGCGCTATCTATGACCCCACGTATTACTCCTCACTCTTTGAAGATGGTCAG GGAAAATATTGCAGTGGCAACGGATCTACTTCTGATGTTGAATCTTCTAAGGCAAAACCATCTGTAGTCAGATCATTTCAGTTCGTAGAT GAGGAGAAGGCAGCAAGCCAGCCTAGTTCCGTTTAA
- the LOC126616599 gene encoding E3 ubiquitin-protein ligase SIRP1-like, producing the protein MDEAMAARYWCHRCSRMVDPIMEVEMKCPFCQSGFIEEMNGTTRENQDADSDLGSDRALSLWAPILLGMMNNPHRRRRLRRFDFDDDDDDDNDNDNDDGDTRQGGDTELDRELESIIRRRRRSSATILQLLQGIRAGLASESENSEGDRERDRERERERERVILINPFSQTIIVQGSYDSNQGQNNNHTPIGSLGDYYIGPGLDLLLQHLAENDPNRYGTPPAQKEAVEALPTVTIKENLQCSVCLDDFEVGIEAKEMPCKHKFHSGCILPWLELHSSCPVCRFQLPADESKRDSDISRNSSNSRESEEIGDDVGGEEGDGDGRNGNGRRFSIPWPFNGLFSHSGSQSGGSVGNSSSSSSSSSANATGSGSTSQTEEN; encoded by the coding sequence ATGGACGAAGCAATGGCAGCAAGGTATTGGTGTCATAGGTGTTCTCGAATGGTGGATCCCATCATGGAAGTAGAAATGAAATGCCCCTTTTGCCAAAGCGGATTTATTGAGGAAATGAATGGCACTACAAGGGAGAATCAAGACGCTGACTCTGATTTGGGTTCCGATCGTGCCCTCTCCCTCTGGGCCCCAATCCTGTTGGGCATGATGAACAATCCCCATCGTCGCCGGAGATTAAGACGATTCGACtttgatgacgatgatgatgatgacaatGACAATGACAATGATGATGGTGACACTCGCCAGGGCGGAGATACTGAATTGGACAGAGAACTTGAATCAATCAtccggaggaggaggagaagctcAGCCACTATTCTACAGCTGCTTCAAGGCATTCGAGCTGGATTGGCATCTGAGTCTGAGAATTCTGAGGGGGATAGGGAGAGGGATAGggaaagagaaagggagagggaGCGCGTAATTCTTATAAATCCTTTCAGTCAAACCATCATTGTTCAGGGATCTTACGATTCGAATCAGGGTCAAAACAACAATCACACCCCTATTGGTTCATTGGGCGATTATTACATCGGGCCTGGTTTAGATTTGTTGCTGCAACATTTGGCAGAGAATGATCCTAATAGATATGGGACTCCACCAGCGCAAAAGGAGGCAGTGGAAGCTCTACCCACTGTGACAATCAAGGAGAATTtgcagtgttcagtgtgcttgGATGATTTTGAGGTCGGTATAGAAGCAAAAGAGATGCCATGTAAGCACAAGTTTCATAGCGGGTGTATTCTGCCATGGCTGGAGCTTCATAGTTCCTGTCCAGTTTGCAGGTTCCAGTTGCCTGCTGATGAATCAAAGCGTGATTCAGATATTTCCAGGAACAGCAGTAACTCGAGGGAGAGTGAAGAGATTGGTGATGATGTTGGTGGGGAAGAGGGAGATGGGGATGGGAGAAACGGAAACGGGAGAAGGTTTTCAATCCCGTGGCCTTTCAATGGTCTGTTTTCTCACTCAGGATCTCAGTCAGGTGGCAGTGTGGGcaattcatcatcatcatcatcatcatcatcggcAAATGCAACCGGAAGTGGAAGCACTTCTCAAACAGAAGAGAATTGA